The proteins below come from a single Halothiobacillus neapolitanus c2 genomic window:
- a CDS encoding DUF637 domain-containing protein, producing MNAGVAYAKQWHLIPGVALTAAQVAQLSSDMVWLVAKDVQLPNGKTERVLVPQVYAASNPNDPGSNGSLISANRIQTLGQGTWTNSGTIAGRQLVAVGADDINNLGGRILGQSVSLSARNDINNIGGSIVAGDALSLNAGRDINIVSTHQHVSNTVGASQFSRDSILQTAQLKVRNTDGMLLASAGRDLVLTAANVDNAGTGTTGSEGPATQLQAGHDIRLTTLTTGQENRVVWDADNHDTHGNQQDVGTRIHSAGDLAMIAGNDIQAKAAGIHSDNGTLNLQAGHDIQLTDGQSSTLWDEAHKLSSSGLFSSSTSISRDNVSDSRSVATKLSGQSVQLSANHDIALQGSQIDANGNIALLAGDNISLLAGRNQHSESHYREERKSGFTTKGYGKSHTIDTVDMASLLNDGSSLHSTQGNITLAANLAEQNQADQGAVLIEGSQVHADHGRVDVSGKHVILSTSEDQQQYSHSHQSTHSNWAFITGLPDGMRDGLDTQQQTITVNGSTLQGQKGVGAQATGLVDMTAAHLKASQGDIDISGAQVAIRSGTNQQASSSRETHKKSGISWRDLTGLFTPGKGVGYDATLDKKSSKTTVAHATLEGQNIHIQANQGDLTLAAVQAKATGTSEPSDGSDGPVHSPGQISLKAAGNINLASVSTESYQRTDEKHKDKAWQETHGEGNYDQQTHYNQLTAGQLDLQAGGSITADMSVRDSAAMLAQSPDMAWLRQLQQNPKLVGKVDWQQIEEAHQHWDYKHQGLTPAASAVVALVVAYFTMGAGSAIVNTAAGSTTAAASGAGAVAAGMTQAAVSTMASQAAVSFINNGGDLSKTLNDLGSSQSMRQLATAVVTAGVLSSIGQVTFGEGKNAFRLNDVKVSDGLVPNIGKNLIDGVARATVNSAITGTDLQTNIRTNVVAGILGAAEQQGANWIGNQTLLGGDFNTNGNVNEFAHEFAHAIVGCAAGVAGASASGSGASTGQGCSAGALGAVVGELSAQFYGGTDPNQTIAFAQMMGGIAAAAAGLGSEGVAIAANTGANAAQNNYMAHYDTYEADLKDCQQNPGGVNCGAILSLTEGTNARYLGMTQGGYRVAANMGKDGAASYTVVSPNGEMMVMQPTEWAYFSQMTSGQQATIFAGSQWQLDLTSATEYGLAGDTTAAMANYAHMLTQPDYWIGMGAAFLPAGVLGRAATATDEAALLGRGAAGDATRGIPRNKSLVPFNPPNDGFLGAPLDFTLILGTRIDRIGFDGGRFLSPAGTPIPMRALRPGTETRPLRTFEVIRPLDVRAGEIAPAFGQPGLGTQFVTDRPVRDLLREGFLRSVDP from the coding sequence ATGAACGCCGGCGTGGCCTACGCCAAGCAATGGCACCTCATTCCCGGTGTCGCCCTGACCGCCGCACAGGTAGCACAACTTTCCAGCGACATGGTCTGGCTGGTCGCCAAGGACGTGCAACTGCCCAACGGTAAAACCGAACGCGTTCTGGTGCCACAGGTCTACGCGGCCTCCAACCCGAACGACCCCGGTAGTAACGGCAGCCTCATCAGCGCCAACCGCATTCAAACCCTGGGCCAAGGCACATGGACCAACAGCGGCACCATCGCCGGTCGCCAACTCGTGGCTGTGGGTGCTGATGACATCAATAACCTCGGTGGCAGGATCCTCGGCCAATCCGTATCGCTGTCTGCCCGCAATGACATCAATAACATTGGCGGCAGTATTGTCGCGGGCGATGCCCTCAGTTTGAATGCCGGACGCGACATCAATATCGTTTCCACTCACCAACACGTCAGCAATACGGTGGGCGCCAGCCAGTTCAGCCGCGATAGCATTTTGCAAACTGCCCAACTCAAGGTTCGCAACACCGACGGCATGTTACTCGCCTCGGCCGGACGCGACTTGGTGCTGACCGCCGCCAACGTTGATAACGCCGGTACCGGTACAACTGGATCAGAAGGCCCTGCTACTCAACTGCAAGCGGGCCACGATATTCGGCTCACCACCCTGACTACCGGTCAGGAAAACCGCGTCGTTTGGGATGCCGACAATCACGATACCCATGGCAACCAACAAGACGTCGGCACCCGCATCCACAGTGCGGGCGATCTCGCCATGATCGCGGGGAACGACATTCAGGCCAAGGCCGCCGGAATCCATAGCGATAACGGCACCTTGAACCTGCAAGCCGGTCACGACATTCAACTGACAGATGGCCAGAGCAGCACCCTCTGGGATGAAGCGCACAAGCTCAGCAGCAGTGGCCTATTCTCCAGCAGCACGAGCATCTCACGTGACAATGTCAGCGACAGCCGCAGCGTCGCCACCAAACTGAGCGGCCAGAGCGTGCAGCTCTCCGCCAACCACGACATCGCCCTTCAAGGCAGCCAAATCGATGCAAACGGTAACATCGCCCTGCTCGCAGGTGACAACATCTCCCTGTTGGCTGGTCGTAATCAGCACAGCGAAAGCCACTATCGCGAAGAACGCAAATCCGGCTTTACCACCAAGGGTTATGGCAAATCCCACACAATCGATACCGTGGACATGGCCTCCCTCCTAAACGATGGCAGTAGCCTGCACAGCACTCAAGGCAACATCACACTAGCAGCGAATCTGGCTGAACAAAACCAGGCCGATCAAGGTGCCGTGCTGATCGAAGGCAGCCAGGTCCACGCCGACCACGGACGGGTGGATGTCAGCGGCAAGCACGTTATTCTCTCCACCAGCGAAGACCAACAGCAATACAGCCACAGCCATCAAAGCACCCACAGTAACTGGGCTTTTATCACCGGCCTGCCTGATGGCATGCGCGACGGACTCGACACTCAGCAACAAACAATCACCGTCAACGGCAGCACGCTGCAGGGGCAGAAAGGGGTGGGTGCACAGGCCACCGGCCTGGTGGACATGACCGCCGCCCACCTCAAGGCCAGCCAGGGCGACATCGACATCAGTGGTGCTCAAGTCGCCATTCGCAGCGGCACCAATCAACAAGCCAGCAGCAGCCGTGAAACACACAAGAAATCCGGTATCAGTTGGCGTGATCTGACCGGCCTGTTCACACCCGGCAAGGGCGTGGGCTATGACGCCACCCTCGACAAGAAAAGCAGTAAAACCACCGTGGCCCATGCCACGCTGGAAGGTCAAAACATCCACATCCAGGCCAACCAAGGCGACCTCACCCTCGCAGCCGTTCAGGCCAAGGCCACCGGCACTTCTGAACCATCGGACGGATCGGACGGGCCGGTTCATTCGCCTGGGCAAATAAGCCTCAAGGCCGCAGGCAATATCAATCTCGCCAGCGTCAGTACCGAAAGCTACCAGCGGACCGATGAGAAGCATAAAGATAAAGCCTGGCAGGAAACCCACGGTGAAGGCAATTACGATCAGCAAACCCACTACAACCAACTAACCGCCGGACAGCTCGATCTTCAGGCCGGTGGCAGCATCACCGCCGACATGAGCGTGCGTGACAGCGCCGCCATGCTGGCCCAGTCACCCGACATGGCCTGGCTGCGCCAGTTGCAACAGAATCCGAAACTGGTCGGCAAGGTCGATTGGCAACAGATCGAAGAAGCCCATCAACATTGGGACTATAAACACCAGGGCCTGACCCCGGCGGCATCCGCCGTCGTGGCCCTGGTTGTTGCGTACTTCACGATGGGTGCCGGTTCGGCCATCGTCAATACGGCTGCTGGATCCACTACGGCTGCAGCCAGTGGCGCCGGTGCCGTCGCGGCAGGCATGACCCAGGCTGCGGTCAGCACCATGGCCAGCCAAGCGGCCGTCAGCTTCATCAATAACGGTGGTGACCTCAGCAAGACCCTGAACGATCTGGGCAGCAGCCAGAGCATGCGCCAACTGGCCACAGCCGTTGTCACCGCCGGGGTGCTTAGCAGTATTGGTCAAGTCACCTTCGGCGAAGGCAAGAATGCCTTCCGGCTGAACGATGTCAAGGTAAGCGATGGCCTGGTACCGAACATCGGCAAAAACCTGATCGACGGCGTTGCCCGAGCCACCGTCAACAGCGCCATCACCGGCACCGACCTTCAAACCAATATCCGCACCAATGTGGTGGCTGGCATCCTGGGTGCCGCCGAACAACAAGGTGCTAATTGGATCGGCAACCAGACCCTGCTGGGCGGGGACTTCAACACCAACGGCAACGTCAACGAATTCGCCCATGAATTCGCCCATGCCATCGTCGGTTGTGCCGCCGGAGTGGCCGGTGCCAGTGCATCGGGCAGTGGTGCCAGTACCGGTCAAGGTTGTAGTGCTGGAGCCTTGGGTGCCGTGGTGGGTGAACTATCCGCCCAATTCTATGGCGGTACCGATCCGAACCAGACCATCGCCTTCGCCCAGATGATGGGCGGCATCGCCGCTGCTGCGGCGGGGCTTGGTTCCGAAGGCGTTGCCATCGCCGCCAATACCGGTGCCAATGCGGCGCAGAACAACTACATGGCGCATTACGACACGTATGAAGCGGATCTGAAGGACTGTCAGCAGAATCCGGGCGGTGTGAACTGCGGTGCCATCTTAAGTTTGACCGAAGGTACGAACGCTCGTTATCTCGGTATGACCCAAGGCGGTTATCGGGTTGCGGCCAACATGGGTAAAGACGGCGCTGCAAGCTATACCGTCGTTAGCCCCAATGGCGAAATGATGGTGATGCAGCCAACCGAATGGGCCTACTTCTCCCAGATGACATCCGGACAGCAGGCGACGATATTTGCCGGATCACAATGGCAACTGGACCTGACTTCGGCAACCGAGTATGGTTTGGCAGGCGACACGACAGCCGCCATGGCAAACTATGCGCACATGCTGACCCAACCGGATTACTGGATTGGCATGGGGGCCGCGTTCCTACCTGCTGGTGTGTTGGGTCGGGCGGCGACCGCCACAGATGAGGCGGCCTTGCTTGGGCGAGGGGCGGCTGGCGATGCTACAAGGGGAATTCCGCGAAACAAGTCGTTGGTTCCATTCAACCCGCCCAATGACGGATTCCTTGGTGCACCGCTAGATTTCACACTTATACTAGGAACCAGAATAGATCGAATCGGATTTGATGGTGGGAGGTTTTTGTCACCCGCCGGGACACCAATTCCGATGCGTGCATTACGTCCTGGAACTGAAACGCGTCCGTTAAGAACCTTCGAAGTTATTAGGCCCCTGGATGTCCGTGCTGGTGAAATTGCACCAGCGTTCGGACAGCCCGGACTAGGCACACAATTCGTTACAGATCGACCGGTTCGGGATTTGCTCCGAGAAGGATTCTTAAGGAGCGTAGACCCATGA
- a CDS encoding DUF637 domain-containing protein codes for MKIEQKCNSIARTAQQRQSVPAVAPIGYRVLVFLLSAIIPPSANASGIAADHQAPAYQQPTIQVTANGTPEANIQTPGVDGVSHNVYKQFDVGSKGVILNNARTNAQTQLGGWIQGNPNLANGSARVILNEVNSSQPSQLNGYVEIGGQRAELVIANPSGINVDGGGFINASRATLTTGKPVFQNGTLAGYQVSNGSININGAGLDASSTDYTDILARAINVNAGIWANQLKLVTGSNDISPDGTQITPTSGDANKPGFGIDVAQLGGMYAGKITLIGTEAGVGVRNAGQIGASDNLVLNANGELTNSGQITSQGTTTAQTNVIDNSGTIYAQDNAQLNANGDITNSGRILAQGNLGLDAATDVVNLDGAILGAGVQPDGSLGGARNLTIASGQNARLQGKNLASGNLTAKGNTVDLSHSQTQADSITLTATHGDIDASSATITAQHQLQANASGSFINDQAQTAAGTLQLKAANLSNLDGLILLGDSSGASDITLSNLFDNRGGLLHTTGEMQITANQVDNRNTTQSAQGIQGNDVTITADRINNGSGHILANQNIQLNSAGQIDNSQGLVSAGGNLSAQDGQATRSLAITNTQGTFVAGQNLAVTSATLSGDGQLYAQQDIHLLLDGGFDNSGTLIANHDTDLNIGGILTNSGTLQAGNTLTAHAGTIDNQASGQISAAEDRINATGKLTNRGLIDGGTTRLQANTIDNLGTGRIYGDHIAIGANDLTNENENGTAGTIAARNRLDIGVQTLENKEHALIYSAGDMSIGGALDANDQATGQAVHLTNSSATIDADGQIQLSAQTIDNLNAHLVTSQVDDATVTHEYVQPRGQSQLFDISACSGIGGGQDKNSCNGYPGTFEDYTLFIVHSTPSHTIVVSSDPGKIQAGGDIVINGALNNRDSAVIAGGDLVASQPVSNTATKGQDITRSTGTAELTTVESCGLFGSDHCREWHGQSAYNPAPVYGTPYDLPTLTYQTHTLIGGTAPTIGNRSATGTSQPVSQPINTSGGYAWTQPNITLRSSSLFQVHDDNGNHPLIETDPRFADYRQWLSSDYMISALSLQPDSLLKRLGDGYYEQKLVQDQVAELTGRRFLTGYSSDEAQFQALMNAGVTYAKQWHLIPGVALTAAQVAQLSSDMVWLVAKDVQLPNGKTERVLVPQVYAASNPNDPGSNGSLISANRIQTLGQGTWTNSGTIAGRQLVAVGADDINNLGGRILGQSVSLSARNDINNIGGSIVAGDALSLNAGRDINIVSTHQHVSNTVGASQFSRDSILQTAQLKVRNTDGMLLASAGRDLVLTAANVDNAGTGTTGSEGPATQLQAGHDIRLTTLTTGQENRVVWDADNHDTHGNQQDVGTRIHSAGDLAMIAGNDIQAKAAGIHSDNGTLNLQAGHDIQLTDGQSSTLWDEAHKLSSSGLFSSSTSISRDNVSDSRSVATKLSGQSVQLSANHDIALQGSQIDANGNIALLAGDNISLLAGRNQHSESHYREERKSGFTTKGYGKSHTIDTVDMASLLNDGSSLHSTQGNITLAANLAEQNQADQGAVLIEGSQVHADHGRVDVSGKHVILSTSEDQQQYSHSHQSTHSNWAFITGLPDGMRDGLDTQQQTITVNGSTLQGQNGVGVQATGLVDMTAAHLKASQGDIDISGAQVAIRSGTNQQASSSRETHKKSGISWRDLTGLFTPGKGVGYDATLDKKSSKTTVAHATLEGQNIHIQANQGDLTLAAVQAKATGTSEPSDGSDGPVHSPGQISLKAAGNINLASVSTESYQRTDEKHKDKAWQETHGEGNYDQQTHYNQLTAGQLDLQAGGSITADMSVRDSAAMLAQSPDMAWLRQLQQNPKLVGKVDWQQIEEAHQHWDYKHQGLTPAASAVVALVVAYFTMGAGSAIVNTAAGSTTAAASGAGAVAAGMTQAAVSTMASQAAVSFINNGGDLSKTLNDLGSSQSMRQLATAVVTAGVLSSIGQVTFGEGKNAFRLNDVKVSDGLVPNIGKNLIDGVARATVNSAITGTDLQTNIRTNVVAGILGAAEQQGANWIGNQTLLGGDFNTNGNVNEFAHEFAHAIVGCAAGVAGASASGSGTSTGQGCSAGALGAVVGELSAQFYGGTDPNQTIAFAQMMGGIAAAAAGLGSEGVAIAANTGANAAQNNYMAHYDTYEADLKDCQQNPGGVNCGAILSLTEGTNARYLGMTQGGYRVAANMGKDGAASYTVVSPNGEMMVMQPTEWAYFSQMTSGQQATIFAGSQWQLDLTSATEYGLAGDTTAAMANYAHMLTQPDYWIGMGAALIPTSVLGRTAGMTNQLATGTNKAMFWSGLGRGGDKIAARAAAQQGKMTLESTLAARGIKLPKWDPDNPEVVSAWRQASHDFAAGARGNVRVLQGDVLRGNSVWAEVEFPALKANPTVKSITSIDAATGKEVLLWSR; via the coding sequence ATGAAGATTGAACAGAAATGCAACTCAATCGCTCGCACCGCCCAACAACGCCAGAGTGTCCCGGCAGTGGCGCCCATTGGCTACAGAGTGCTGGTCTTCCTGCTAAGTGCAATCATACCGCCCAGTGCCAACGCATCAGGGATTGCAGCAGATCATCAAGCGCCTGCCTACCAGCAGCCCACCATTCAGGTCACTGCGAACGGCACACCGGAAGCCAACATCCAAACACCCGGTGTGGATGGCGTTTCCCATAACGTATACAAACAGTTCGACGTGGGATCAAAAGGGGTCATCCTCAATAACGCCCGTACCAATGCCCAAACACAACTCGGTGGCTGGATTCAGGGTAACCCGAATCTAGCGAATGGTTCGGCGCGGGTCATTCTCAATGAGGTCAATAGCAGTCAGCCCAGTCAATTGAATGGCTACGTCGAAATCGGTGGCCAACGGGCCGAACTCGTCATTGCCAACCCTTCGGGTATCAATGTTGATGGCGGTGGGTTCATCAATGCCAGTCGCGCCACACTGACCACCGGCAAACCCGTATTCCAGAATGGCACTCTGGCCGGTTATCAGGTCTCCAACGGTAGCATCAACATCAATGGCGCAGGTTTGGACGCCAGTTCGACCGATTACACCGACATCCTGGCTCGAGCCATCAATGTCAATGCTGGCATCTGGGCAAATCAGCTCAAACTGGTCACCGGCAGCAACGACATCAGTCCAGACGGGACTCAGATCACGCCCACGTCTGGTGATGCAAATAAACCCGGTTTCGGCATCGACGTTGCTCAACTGGGAGGCATGTACGCGGGCAAAATCACCCTGATCGGCACTGAAGCCGGCGTGGGTGTCCGCAACGCCGGACAAATCGGCGCCAGCGATAACCTGGTTCTAAATGCCAATGGCGAACTGACGAACAGCGGGCAGATCACCAGTCAGGGCACCACCACCGCCCAGACCAACGTCATCGACAACAGCGGCACGATTTACGCTCAGGACAATGCGCAATTGAACGCTAATGGTGACATCACCAACAGTGGCCGCATCCTGGCTCAAGGAAACTTGGGACTCGATGCCGCCACCGACGTGGTCAACCTCGACGGCGCCATCCTCGGCGCCGGCGTCCAGCCCGACGGCAGTCTGGGCGGCGCCCGAAACCTCACCATCGCTTCTGGACAGAATGCGCGCCTTCAGGGCAAGAACCTCGCCTCAGGCAACCTGACGGCAAAAGGAAACACTGTCGACCTGAGCCATAGCCAGACACAAGCCGACAGCATCACTCTGACGGCAACTCACGGTGATATTGATGCATCGAGCGCCACTATCACTGCGCAACACCAACTCCAAGCCAACGCCAGCGGTTCGTTCATCAACGATCAAGCGCAAACCGCCGCAGGCACGCTCCAACTGAAAGCCGCGAATCTCAGCAATCTCGATGGCCTGATTCTGCTGGGCGATTCGTCCGGTGCCAGTGATATAACCCTGAGCAACTTGTTCGACAACCGCGGTGGCTTGCTGCACACAACTGGGGAGATGCAGATCACTGCAAACCAAGTGGATAACCGTAACACGACCCAGTCTGCACAAGGCATTCAGGGTAACGACGTCACCATCACCGCTGATCGCATCAATAATGGTTCCGGGCACATCCTGGCTAACCAGAACATCCAGTTGAACAGCGCAGGCCAGATCGACAACAGCCAAGGTCTCGTCTCCGCCGGCGGCAATCTGAGCGCTCAGGACGGCCAGGCTACGCGGTCCCTCGCCATTACCAACACGCAAGGTACCTTCGTTGCCGGTCAGAACCTTGCTGTGACCAGCGCTACCTTGAGTGGTGACGGCCAACTGTATGCGCAACAGGACATCCACCTCCTGTTGGACGGTGGCTTCGACAATAGTGGCACCCTCATCGCTAACCACGACACCGATCTTAATATCGGTGGCATCCTTACCAACAGCGGCACGCTGCAGGCCGGCAACACCCTTACCGCTCACGCCGGCACTATCGATAACCAAGCAAGTGGGCAAATCAGCGCAGCAGAAGACCGTATCAACGCCACGGGCAAACTCACCAACCGTGGTCTGATCGATGGCGGAACGACTCGTCTACAGGCGAACACCATCGACAACCTCGGTACCGGCAGGATCTACGGCGACCACATCGCCATTGGGGCCAACGACCTGACCAATGAAAATGAAAACGGTACTGCTGGTACCATCGCTGCGCGCAACCGGCTCGACATCGGGGTGCAGACACTCGAAAACAAGGAACATGCCCTGATTTACAGCGCCGGTGACATGAGCATCGGCGGCGCACTGGATGCCAACGATCAAGCTACCGGCCAGGCGGTGCACCTCACCAACAGCAGTGCGACCATTGACGCCGATGGCCAGATTCAGCTCAGCGCGCAAACCATCGACAATTTGAATGCGCACCTTGTCACCAGTCAGGTCGATGACGCAACCGTTACCCACGAGTATGTTCAACCACGCGGGCAATCTCAGCTTTTCGACATCAGCGCATGCTCAGGTATTGGCGGGGGGCAAGATAAGAACAGCTGCAATGGCTATCCTGGCACCTTCGAGGACTATACGCTCTTCATTGTCCACAGCACGCCTTCGCACACTATTGTGGTGTCATCTGACCCCGGGAAAATCCAGGCCGGTGGCGACATCGTCATCAATGGCGCGCTCAACAATCGTGACAGCGCTGTTATTGCAGGCGGTGACCTGGTGGCTTCCCAACCGGTCAGCAACACAGCAACCAAAGGGCAAGACATCACCCGTTCCACGGGGACAGCCGAGCTAACCACCGTGGAGAGTTGCGGTCTGTTCGGCAGTGACCACTGCCGGGAATGGCATGGTCAATCCGCCTACAACCCCGCCCCGGTCTACGGTACGCCTTACGATCTCCCCACGCTGACCTATCAAACCCACACATTGATAGGCGGCACCGCGCCAACTATCGGTAACCGCTCGGCGACCGGTACGAGTCAGCCCGTCAGCCAGCCGATCAATACCTCTGGCGGTTACGCCTGGACTCAGCCCAATATCACGCTGCGCAGCAGCAGTCTGTTCCAGGTACACGACGACAATGGCAACCATCCGCTGATTGAGACCGATCCACGCTTTGCCGATTATCGGCAATGGCTCAGCTCTGACTACATGATCAGCGCCTTGTCATTACAGCCGGACAGCCTGCTCAAGCGACTCGGCGACGGTTACTACGAACAGAAGTTGGTGCAAGATCAGGTTGCAGAACTCACCGGTCGCCGATTCCTCACCGGCTACAGCAGTGATGAAGCCCAATTCCAGGCCCTGATGAATGCGGGTGTAACCTATGCTAAGCAATGGCACCTCATTCCCGGCGTCGCCCTGACCGCCGCACAGGTAGCACAACTTTCCAGCGACATGGTCTGGCTGGTCGCCAAGGACGTGCAACTGCCCAACGGTAAAACCGAACGCGTTCTGGTGCCACAGGTCTACGCGGCCTCCAACCCGAACGACCCCGGTAGTAACGGCAGCCTCATCAGCGCCAACCGCATTCAAACCCTGGGCCAAGGCACATGGACCAACAGCGGCACCATCGCCGGTCGCCAACTCGTGGCTGTGGGTGCTGATGACATCAATAACCTCGGTGGCAGGATCCTCGGCCAATCCGTATCGCTGTCTGCCCGCAATGACATCAATAACATTGGCGGCAGTATTGTCGCGGGCGATGCCCTCAGTTTGAATGCCGGACGCGACATCAATATCGTTTCCACTCACCAACACGTCAGCAATACGGTGGGCGCCAGCCAGTTCAGCCGCGATAGCATTTTGCAAACTGCCCAACTCAAGGTTCGCAACACCGACGGCATGTTACTCGCCTCGGCCGGACGCGACTTGGTGCTGACCGCCGCCAACGTTGATAACGCCGGTACCGGTACAACTGGATCAGAAGGCCCTGCTACTCAACTGCAAGCGGGCCACGATATTCGGCTCACCACCCTGACTACCGGTCAGGAAAACCGCGTCGTTTGGGATGCCGACAATCACGATACCCATGGCAACCAACAAGACGTCGGCACCCGCATCCACAGTGCGGGCGATCTCGCCATGATCGCGGGGAACGACATTCAGGCCAAGGCCGCCGGAATCCATAGCGATAACGGCACCTTGAACCTGCAAGCCGGTCACGACATTCAACTGACAGATGGCCAGAGCAGCACCCTCTGGGATGAAGCGCACAAGCTCAGCAGCAGTGGCCTATTCTCCAGCAGCACGAGCATCTCACGTGACAATGTCAGCGACAGCCGCAGCGTCGCCACCAAACTGAGCGGCCAGAGCGTGCAGCTCTCCGCCAACCACGACATCGCCCTTCAAGGCAGCCAAATCGATGCAAACGGTAACATCGCCCTGCTCGCAGGTGACAACATCTCCCTGTTGGCTGGTCGTAATCAGCACAGCGAAAGCCACTATCGCGAAGAACGCAAATCCGGCTTTACCACCAAGGGTTATGGCAAATCCCACACAATCGATACCGTGGACATGGCCTCCCTCCTAAACGATGGCAGTAGCCTGCACAGCACTCAAGGCAACATCACACTAGCAGCGAATCTGGCTGAACAAAACCAGGCCGATCAAGGTGCCGTGCTGATCGAAGGCAGCCAGGTCCACGCCGACCACGGACGGGTGGATGTCAGCGGCAAGCACGTTATTCTCTCCACCAGCGAAGACCAACAGCAATACAGCCACAGCCATCAAAGCACCCACAGTAACTGGGCTTTTATCACCGGCCTGCCTGATGGCATGCGCGATGGACTCGACACCCAGCAACAAACCATCACCGTCAACGGCAGCACTCTGCAGGGGCAGAACGGTGTGGGTGTACAGGCCACCGGCCTGGTGGACATGACCGCCGCCCACCTCAAGGCCAGCCAGGGCGACATCGACATCAGCGGTGCTCAGGTCGCCATTCGCAGCGGCACCAATCAACAAGCCAGCAGCAGCCGTGAAACACACAAGAAATCCGGCATCAGTTGGCGTGATCTGACCGGCCTGTTCACACCCGGCAAGGGCGTGGGCTATGACGCCACCCTCGACAAGAAAAGCAGTAAAACCACCGTGGCCCATGCCACGCTGGAAGGTCAAAACATCCACATCCAGGCCAACCAAGGCGACCTCACCCTCGCAGCCGTTCAGGCCAAGGCCACCGGCACTTCTGAACCATCGGACGGATCGGACGGGCCGGTTCATTCGCCTGGGCAAATAAGCCTCAAGGCCGCAGGCAATATCAATCTCGCCAGCGTCAGTACCGAAAGCTACCAGCGGACCGATGAGAAGCATAAAGATAAAGCCTGGCAGGAAACCCACGGTGAAGGCAATTACGATCAGCAAACCCACTACAACCAACTAACCGCCGGACAGCTCGATCTTCAGGCCGGTGGCAGCATCACCGCCGACATGAGCGTGCGTGACAGCGCCGCCATGCTGGCCCAGTCACCCGACATGGCCTGGCTGCGCCAGTTGCAACAGAATCCGAAACTGGTCGGCAAGGTCGATTGGCAACAGATCGAAGAAGCCCATCAACATTGGGACTATAAACACCAGGGCCTGACCCCGGCGGCATCCGCCGTCGTGGCCCTGGTTGTTGCGTACTTCACGATGGGTGCCGGTTCGGCCATCGTCAATACGGCTGCTGGATCCACTACGGCTGCAGCCAGTGGCGCCGGTGCCGTCGCGGCAGGCATGACCCAGGCTGCGGTCAGCACCATGGCCAGCCAAGCGGCCGTCAGCTTCATCAATAACGGTGGTGACCTCAGCAAGACCCTGAACGATCTGGGCAGCAGCCAGAGCATGCGCCAACTGGCCACAGCCGTTGTCACCGCCGGGGTGCTTAGCAGTATTGGTCAAGTCACCTTCGGCGAAGGCAAGAATGCCTTCCGGCTGAACGATGTCAAGGTAAGCGATGGCCTGGTACCGAACATCGGCAAAAACCTGATCGACGGCGTTGCCCGAGCCACCGTCAACAGCGCCATCACCGGCACCGACCTTCAAACCAATATCCGCACCAATGTGGTGGCTGGCATCCTGGGTGCCGCCGAACAACAAGGTGCTAATTGGATCGGCAACCAGACCCTGCTGGGCGGGGACTTCAACACCAACGGCAACGTCAACGAATTCGCCCATGAATTCGCCCATGCCATCGTCGGTTGTGCCGCAGGAGTGGCCGGTGCCAGTGCATCGGGCAGTGGTACCAGTACCGGTCAAGGTTGTAGTGCTGGAGCCTTGGGTGCCGTGGTGGGTGAACTATCCGCCCAATTCTATGGCGGTACCGATCCGAACCAGACCATCGCCTTCGCCCAGATGATGGGCGGCATCGCCGCTGCTGCGGCGGGGCTTGGTTCCGAAGGCGTTGCCATCGCCGCCAATACCGGTGCCAATGCGGCGCAGAACAACTACATGGCGCATTACGACACGTATGAAGCGGATCTGAAGGACTGTCAGCAGAATCCGGGCGGTGTGAACTGCGGTGCCATCTTAAGTTTGACCGAAGGTACGAACGCTCGTTATCTCGGTATGACCCAAGGCGGTTATCGGGTTGCGGCCAACATGGGTAAAGACGGCGCTGCAAGCTATACCGTCGTTAGCCCCAATGGCGAAATGATGGTGATGCAGCCAACCGAATGGGCCTACTTCTCCCAGATGACATCCGGACAGCAGGCGACGATATTTGCCGGATCACAATGGCAACTGGACCTGACTTCGGCAACCGAGTATGGTTTGGCAGGCGACACGACAGCCGCCATGGCAAACTATGCGCACATGCTGACCCAACCGGATTACTGGATTGGCATGGGGGCCGCGTTGATACCTACTAGCGTACTGGGACGAACTGCCGGCATGACCAACCAGCTAGCAACCGGAACGAACAAGGCAATGTTCTGGTCCGGCCTTGGCCGGGGTGGCGACAAAATTGCCGCAAGAGCTGCCGCTCAACAAGGAAAAATGACTCTTGAATCTACGCTTGCCGCTCGCGGTATCAAATTACCAAAATGGGACCCAGACAATCCGGAAGTAGTATCAGCCTGGAGACAGGCTTCCCACGATTTTGCGGCGGGCGCAAGGGGAAATGTGCGAGTGTTACAAGGTGACGTTTTACGGGGGAACTCAGTCTGGGCAGAAGTTGAATTCCCAGCACTGAAAGCAAATCCCACTGTGAAATCTATTACCTCAATAGATGCCGCAACGGGTAAAGAGGTATTGCTGTGGTCAAGATAG